ATGTCATGATTTACGGCACTCCGCAGTATAGTGACCAAGTATATTGCAGTTAAAACTTCTTACTTTATTTCTATCTCGTCCTCCACGTCCTCCTTCCCTTGGATTATACAAGCTACTTCCTCTATTTCTCTGACCTTGAGACACATCTGTCCCCATTTTCTTGGATCTCATTGTCCATTCCTCCTTAGTGAGTAATAGATGACCCTCATTGTTCTCCCGTTTCAACCACTCATCTTCAGTTAACAGGAGTTTTCCACCTCTAGCCTCAGTTTGTCCCCGTAACCTCTCTTCACGAGCCTTTAAAGACCCAATTGTCTCATCCACAATCATTTTTTCTATGTCACCAAATTGTTCAATCGCTGATGTAATTTGTAGAAACTTTCGCTCATAAATGTTTTTTCAACACATAATCTTCTTTTATTGTCCCACCCAAGGTATGGACATTAGTAACTAGGCCATTTAACCTCATGTAGAAATCATCTATCAGTTTCGTGTCCTTCATAGTCAAGGACTCAAAGTCAGCCTTGAGCGTCTAAATTCATACCTTTTTAACCCGGTCTGCTCTCAGACATAATGTTTTCAGCGTATCCCATGCTTCTTTGGCCGTTTGCTTGTCTGCAATTGTGAGTAACATCTCCTCTGGAATACTCTGATAAATTGGAGCTAGTGTCATTTTGTCTGTCTTCTCCTCTATCGTGGCCTTAGCACTTTTAGGCTCCACTGCACTCCACACCCCATGAGCTTGCACTTTTAACGACCATGCTGTGTAATTACTTCTTTTTAGCATCGGGTAATTCAGACCTACTGCATTCACCTTAATTTTAGTTATCTCCATCGTATTCTCTTTTGCCATACACTGaacgtagctctgataccatatatatatattgtgtgtgttaAGAACATCAGCCTGAAACCATCATTAGGAAGCCTCAAAACATTTGCAGGTTTTTCAAATAAAACTGAAATCTTTACTTTAATAATATCAAAGTGATTTTGATAATTTTCAATGCTTTGTCATGAAATCTTCGGTAATTGAGAAAACGAGGCTTCAATGACAATTTCAATCTCAACAAGAATGAGAACTAGTAAAAAAGTATCAACACTAATATTGTACGCACACAATATGATACAATAAGAAAAATCCGAATCATTAGTCTTTTATGAATGCTCTCAGTCAATATATCAAAAAGTTAGtaccaaataaataattaagtttgATGGGAATCATAAGACAGTATGCTGTTGTAATATATGcaaattttgaatattttaaattaaaaaaaaaaaataataataaatagtgataataataataaagaatttgatttaaattagAATTAGAAATATAAAAGATTTTGTAATCGAGTAAGTAGTAATTATATTAAAAAAGGGAAGTAGTTATAAAACCTATATATAGTTGACATGACCCTTAATTAAacaaatggcatcatgattagcccttgtccttggtaatccaactatgaaatccatggtaatatgttcccacttccactctggaatctccaacgGCTGTAccaatccgcttggtctctgatgctctgctttaactctctgacatgtatagcatttactaacactttccgcaatttccctcttcatatctggccaccaataattcttctttaaatctttgtacattttggtactccctggatggatggaatatcttgaactatgtgcctcttgtaaaatttcatttttcagctccgtcactggtggaatccaaattcttggAGAAAACCTAataataccttgatcatcttgttgcgtgcataattcgtcacctaccaaactatttatatcttgatccattacctctttctggcatttctttattttctccaataactccggttggaaaatcataccgtacacttttgcttcctcaggcttgcaaattctaatctccaattccaatttttgaaattctttatatatctcttcaggtactgataacacatttaacctttccttccgacttaacgcatctgctacaacgtttgccttaccgggatgataattaatcgagcaatcgtaatccttgatcaattctaaccatctcctttgtctcatattaagttccttctaggtaaatatatatttcaaacttttgtaattcgtgaaaatctcacacttttctccatacaaataatgtctccaaatctttaaagcgaaaactatagctgctaactccaaatcatgagtagggtacttctgttcgtgtggtttcaattgccttgacgcatacgcaatcaccttgtcgtgctgcataagaacacatcctaatcctttgtaagaagcatcgctataaattacaaaattccatTGATCATCTAGTAGTGACAAAAcatgtgttgtgattaatctccgcttcaattcctgaaaactttcttcgcacttgtcattccatataaacttttcattctttcgtgtaagctttgtcaatggtgttgcaattcttgagaaattctgaacgaatcgtcgataatatcctgccaatcccaagaaacttcttacctcagtgggtgttctcgttctttcccaattcgtaattgccttgatctttgccgggtccactttgatcccttcattactgactatgtgtcctaagaactgaacttcctgtagccaaaactcacacttcgacaatttagcatataacttctttttccttaaaatctccaaagttgtccttaaatgttccgcatgatcctcctccgtctttgaatagatcaaaatatcatctataaatactataacgaacttgtccaaatattccttgaaaattctattcatcaggtccataaacgctgctggggcgttggtcaatccaaaagtCATTACTAGAAATTTATAATGttcataccttgttctgaaagctgtctttggtatatcttctggtttaattttcagttgatgatatcccgatcttaaatcgattttagagaaatacttggctcccttcaattggtcaaacaaatcatcaattctgggtaacggatacttattcttgattgtcaacttgttgagctctctatagtcgatgcacagtctcatgcttccatctcttcttgacaaataataccggtgcaccccacggggatacgctgggtctgattactcctttctctaacagctcttgtaattgctttgctaactctttcatctcaacgggcgccattctatacggggtcttggatactggttcggttccaggtgctaggTCGATTggaaattcaatttctctatctggaggaagtcctggtaactcgtcgggaaattccttcacaactggaatatcttcaagttttgctggctcctgacttctgtcgatcacatatgctacgaaatgctcacatccttgtcgtagtaacttcttggcttgaatcatcgttaagaacttctttacctgcttctgtcccttaaacattactattctttcgtctggcgttttcaccattactttcttatttcgacaatctatctgagcatcatgcttagataaccaatccattcctaatataacgtcaaattctcctaacttaaacggtatcaaatctacacaaaacttactaccagaaatctcaatctcacaattcccacaaacttggttaacagttacacgttcttgatttgcgaattccacagtcattatttcatttaaatacccaactggacaatttaacttactcacaaaatcttgtgaaacaaacgatcgagttgctcccgaatctattaacactttggcacataaataattcacattaagcgtacctgccatgacatccgcatcctggatcgcatccttcactgacatgtcaaaaactctagc
This genomic interval from Apium graveolens cultivar Ventura chromosome 8, ASM990537v1, whole genome shotgun sequence contains the following:
- the LOC141679903 gene encoding uncharacterized protein LOC141679903; amino-acid sequence: MEITKIKVNAVGLNYPMLKRSNYTAWSLKVQAHGVWSAVEPKSAKATIEEKTDKMTLAPIYQSIPEEMLLTIADKQTAKEAWDTLKTLCLRADRVKKFLQITSAIEQFGDIEKMIVDETIGSLKAREERLRGQTEARGGKLLLTEDEWLKRENNEGHLLLTKEEWTMRSKKMGTDVSQGQRNRGSSLYNPREGGRGGRDRNKVRSFNCNILGHYTAECRKS